A single Pseudoxanthomonas sp. DNA region contains:
- the hisF gene encoding imidazole glycerol phosphate synthase subunit HisF, which yields MLSRRIIPCLDVREGRVVKGVKFRDHVDMGDIAELALRYRDEGADELVFYDIGASPEGRSVDYAWIERVSRLLDIPFCVAGGIRDVETARRVLYSGADKVSVNTPALERPALIGELADAFGVQCVVVGVDSILEADGEWRVRRYTGDPSKMQGAGLRTLDWVVQAQQLGAGEIVLNCMDQDGVRRGYDLVQLKAVRALCDVPLIASGGAGEVEHFTEVFAEADVDGALAASVFHSGHIRIPALKCALAEQGIEVRRGD from the coding sequence ATGCTGAGCCGGCGCATCATTCCGTGCCTGGACGTGCGCGAAGGTCGGGTGGTCAAGGGCGTGAAGTTCCGCGACCACGTGGACATGGGCGATATCGCCGAACTGGCGTTGCGCTACCGCGACGAGGGCGCGGACGAACTGGTGTTCTACGACATCGGCGCCAGCCCCGAGGGGCGCTCGGTCGACTATGCCTGGATCGAACGGGTGTCGCGCCTGCTCGATATCCCGTTCTGTGTCGCGGGCGGCATCCGCGATGTCGAGACGGCGCGGCGCGTGCTCTACAGCGGTGCCGACAAGGTGTCGGTGAATACGCCGGCACTGGAACGTCCCGCGCTGATCGGCGAACTGGCCGACGCCTTCGGCGTGCAATGCGTGGTGGTCGGCGTCGACTCGATCCTCGAAGCGGACGGCGAGTGGCGCGTGCGCCGCTATACCGGCGATCCGTCGAAGATGCAGGGCGCCGGCCTGCGCACGCTCGACTGGGTGGTGCAGGCACAGCAGCTGGGCGCCGGCGAGATCGTGCTCAACTGCATGGACCAGGACGGCGTGCGGCGGGGTTACGATCTGGTGCAACTCAAGGCGGTGCGCGCACTGTGCGATGTGCCCTTGATCGCGTCCGGTGGCGCGGGCGAGGTCGAACACTTCACGGAGGTGTTCGCCGAGGCGGACGTGGATGGCGCGTTGGCGGCCAGCGTGTTCCATAGCGGTCATATCCGGATTCCCGCGCTGAAGTGCGCGCTGGCGGAGCAGGGCATCGAGGTGCGGCGTGGCGACTGA
- the hisD gene encoding histidinol dehydrogenase has product MTASPALVYDWNSLDDAARASLLARPAQTVAQRTHDAVAGLLAEVQARGDAALREVTARFDGVELAAFEVSEEEFAAAHTAVPADLRQAMQDAAERIEAFHRAGMAQPYAVETAPGVVCERMILPIPRVGLYVPAGSAPLPSTALMLGVPSRLAGCRDVVLCTPPRKDGTADPAVLVAAQLTGVRRVFKLGGAQAIAAMAFGTESVPACDKLFGPGNSYVTEAKRQVAQAGAAAIDMPAGPSEVLVIADAGADAAFVAADLLSQAEHGPDSQVLLLSDDDGLIGRVQAELATQLAALDRADIARQALSASRLVKVATLDDAFAISNRYAPEHLIVALREPRAWLPRVEAAGSVFLGDYTPEALGDYCSGTNHVLPTSGAARAYSGVSVASFQNFVSVQSASRAGIAAIGDCALTLARAEGLDAHANAVALRLRKAAA; this is encoded by the coding sequence ATGACCGCGTCGCCTGCTCTCGTGTACGACTGGAATTCCCTGGATGACGCCGCGCGCGCCTCGCTGCTCGCCCGGCCCGCGCAGACCGTCGCGCAGCGCACCCATGATGCCGTCGCCGGTCTGCTGGCCGAGGTGCAGGCGCGCGGCGACGCGGCCCTGCGCGAGGTCACCGCGCGCTTCGACGGCGTGGAACTGGCCGCCTTCGAGGTCAGCGAAGAGGAATTCGCGGCCGCGCACACCGCCGTGCCTGCCGACCTGCGCCAGGCGATGCAGGACGCCGCCGAGCGCATCGAGGCGTTCCACCGCGCCGGCATGGCGCAGCCCTATGCGGTGGAAACCGCGCCGGGCGTGGTCTGCGAGCGGATGATCCTGCCGATCCCGCGCGTGGGCCTGTACGTACCCGCCGGCAGCGCACCGTTGCCGTCCACGGCGTTGATGCTGGGCGTGCCGTCGCGCCTGGCCGGCTGCCGCGACGTGGTGCTGTGCACGCCGCCGCGCAAGGACGGTACCGCCGATCCTGCGGTGCTGGTGGCCGCCCAGCTGACCGGTGTACGCCGCGTGTTCAAGCTCGGTGGCGCGCAGGCGATCGCCGCGATGGCGTTCGGCACCGAGAGCGTGCCGGCCTGCGACAAGCTGTTCGGTCCTGGGAATAGCTACGTGACCGAAGCCAAGCGGCAGGTCGCGCAGGCCGGTGCCGCGGCCATCGACATGCCGGCCGGACCGTCGGAAGTGCTGGTGATCGCCGATGCCGGCGCGGATGCTGCCTTCGTCGCCGCCGACCTGCTGTCGCAGGCCGAGCACGGCCCGGATTCGCAGGTGCTGCTGCTGTCCGACGACGACGGCCTGATCGGGCGCGTACAGGCCGAACTGGCGACGCAGCTCGCCGCGCTGGACCGTGCCGACATCGCGCGTCAGGCGCTGTCGGCGTCGCGGCTGGTCAAGGTCGCGACGCTCGATGACGCCTTCGCCATCAGCAACCGCTATGCGCCGGAGCACCTGATCGTCGCCCTGCGCGAACCGCGCGCATGGCTGCCCAGGGTGGAGGCGGCCGGTTCGGTGTTCCTGGGCGATTACACCCCGGAAGCGCTGGGCGACTACTGCAGCGGCACCAACCATGTGCTGCCCACCAGCGGCGCCGCGCGCGCGTACAGCGGCGTCAGCGTGGCCAGTTTCCAGAATTTCGTCAGCGTGCAGTCGGCCAGCCGCGCCGGCATTGCCGCCATCGGCGACTGCGCACTGACGCTGGCGCGCGCCGAAGGCCTGGATGCGCACGCCAACGCCGTCGCGCTGCGCCTGCGCAAGGCGGCCGCATGA
- a CDS encoding calcineurin-like phosphoesterase C-terminal domain-containing protein: MRASLTALLLACLAVPAHALPPPCSSGQVFEDRNGNGVRDTGESGIPGVKVSDGVHLSTTDASGQYDVPYVDGRTLFVIKPAGYDVSLRADGMPAFWRNRQYHAGPALKYGGVPSRQPDCTHFALRKKSPGESPALDALLLADSQTASVTDVDYYWRDIVQPLVGRHGASLGLTLGDIVNDDLSLYPQILRTTMRLQVPWLFIPGNHDLDFDAASDEESLRTFRHHLGPDTFAWEEDALTFIGLDDIIYQPGKSPSYFGGLREEQFAFLQAYLPTVRKDRLLVIGVHIPFFEEGARGFRAADRQRLFALLKDFPHLLLLSGHTHTQRHWYHDAATGWHGMKPLHEYNVGAACGAYWSGTKDAQGIPDATMADGTPNGYARLRVEAGGEYALSWHPARAPDDSGIGLHAPNVLRKGAYPAWGVYANVYMGDADTRVEYRIDGGEWKAMKRVEQPDPSLLVENMRDDLADTLRGYDRSPEAEPSHHLWRGALPTDLAEGEHRVEVRAFDRWRGEITARTTYRLQTAEP, encoded by the coding sequence GTGCGCGCCTCGCTGACCGCCTTGCTGCTGGCCTGTCTGGCCGTCCCTGCCCACGCCTTGCCACCCCCCTGCAGCAGCGGCCAGGTCTTCGAGGACCGCAACGGCAATGGCGTTCGCGATACGGGCGAGTCCGGCATCCCGGGCGTCAAGGTGTCCGACGGCGTGCACCTGTCCACGACCGATGCGAGCGGCCAGTACGACGTACCGTACGTGGACGGGCGCACGCTGTTCGTCATCAAGCCGGCCGGTTACGACGTGTCGCTACGGGCCGACGGCATGCCGGCGTTCTGGCGCAACCGCCAGTACCATGCCGGCCCGGCGCTGAAGTACGGCGGCGTGCCGTCGCGGCAACCGGACTGCACGCACTTCGCGCTGCGGAAGAAGTCGCCGGGCGAAAGTCCGGCCCTGGATGCGCTTCTGCTGGCCGACAGCCAGACCGCCTCGGTCACCGACGTGGACTATTACTGGCGCGACATCGTGCAGCCCCTGGTCGGCCGGCATGGCGCATCGCTGGGGCTGACGCTGGGCGACATCGTCAACGACGACCTGTCGCTGTATCCGCAGATCCTGCGCACCACCATGCGCCTGCAGGTGCCGTGGCTGTTCATTCCGGGCAATCACGATCTCGATTTCGATGCGGCAAGCGATGAGGAATCGCTGCGCACCTTCCGCCACCATCTTGGTCCGGACACGTTCGCCTGGGAAGAGGACGCGCTGACCTTCATCGGCCTCGACGACATCATCTATCAGCCAGGAAAATCGCCGTCCTACTTCGGCGGACTGCGCGAGGAGCAGTTCGCGTTCCTGCAGGCCTACCTCCCCACCGTCCGCAAGGACCGGCTGCTGGTGATCGGCGTGCACATCCCGTTCTTCGAGGAAGGCGCGCGCGGGTTCCGTGCGGCGGACCGCCAGCGGCTGTTCGCCCTGCTGAAGGATTTTCCGCACCTGCTGCTGCTCAGCGGTCACACCCACACGCAACGCCACTGGTACCACGACGCCGCCACCGGCTGGCATGGCATGAAGCCGCTGCACGAATACAACGTCGGCGCGGCCTGCGGCGCGTACTGGTCGGGTACCAAGGATGCGCAGGGCATCCCGGATGCCACCATGGCCGACGGCACGCCGAATGGCTACGCACGGTTGCGCGTGGAGGCCGGTGGCGAATACGCGTTGTCGTGGCACCCGGCCCGCGCGCCCGACGACAGCGGCATCGGCCTGCATGCGCCCAACGTGCTGCGCAAGGGTGCGTATCCGGCATGGGGGGTTTACGCCAACGTCTACATGGGCGACGCGGACACGCGGGTGGAATACCGCATCGACGGTGGCGAGTGGAAGGCGATGAAGCGCGTGGAACAGCCCGATCCGTCGCTGCTGGTCGAGAACATGCGCGACGACCTGGCCGATACGCTGCGTGGCTACGACCGCTCGCCCGAAGCCGAACCCTCGCACCATCTGTGGCGTGGCGCACTGCCCACCGATCTGGCCGAAGGCGAGCATCGCGTGGAGGTTCGTGCCTTCGACCGCTGGCGCGGCGAGATCACCGCGCGCACCACCTACCGGCTGCAGACGGCGGAGCCCTGA
- the hisA gene encoding 1-(5-phosphoribosyl)-5-[(5-phosphoribosylamino)methylideneamino]imidazole-4-carboxamide isomerase: MTGFTVYPAIDVRDGRVVRLAQGDYARETRYEGAPLDVARRYAEQGAEWLHLVDLDAARAGGYTLAPLLADIARETALKVQTGGGVRRRDDVARILDAGAQRVVVGSLAVREPETVLSWLAEFGSERITVALDTRCDPNGVWRLPVHGWTETASETLDELATRYAAAGLRHLLCTDIARDGMLTGPNLALYAYLHDTVPALAVQASGGVSAVTDVEGARQAGCAGIVLGRALLEGRFALPEALAC, encoded by the coding sequence ATGACCGGTTTCACCGTCTATCCCGCCATCGACGTGCGCGATGGTCGTGTCGTGCGCCTGGCGCAGGGCGACTACGCGCGCGAGACCCGCTATGAAGGCGCGCCGCTCGACGTGGCGCGGCGCTATGCCGAACAGGGCGCGGAGTGGCTGCACCTGGTCGATCTGGATGCGGCCCGTGCCGGCGGCTACACGCTGGCCCCGCTGCTGGCCGACATCGCCCGTGAGACCGCGCTGAAGGTGCAGACCGGCGGCGGCGTGCGTCGGCGCGACGACGTGGCCCGCATCCTCGACGCCGGGGCGCAGCGCGTGGTGGTCGGTTCGCTGGCCGTGCGAGAACCGGAGACCGTGCTGTCGTGGCTGGCCGAATTCGGCAGCGAGCGCATCACCGTGGCGCTCGACACGCGGTGCGACCCGAACGGCGTCTGGCGCCTGCCGGTCCATGGCTGGACCGAGACGGCCTCGGAGACGCTGGACGAGCTGGCGACGCGGTACGCCGCGGCCGGCCTGCGTCACCTGCTGTGCACCGACATCGCCCGCGACGGCATGCTGACGGGACCCAACCTGGCGCTGTACGCCTACCTGCACGACACCGTGCCGGCACTGGCGGTGCAGGCCTCGGGCGGCGTCAGCGCGGTCACCGATGTCGAAGGTGCGCGACAGGCGGGTTGCGCCGGCATCGTGCTGGGGCGCGCGTTGCTGGAAGGACGCTTCGCGCTGCCGGAGGCGCTGGCATGCTGA
- the hisIE gene encoding bifunctional phosphoribosyl-AMP cyclohydrolase/phosphoribosyl-ATP diphosphatase HisIE has translation MATDDPSSGFDPSRLDWAKGDGLLPVVVQDASNLRVLMLGYMNREALDATLASRRVTFFSRSKQRLWTKGESSGHVLELVSIDVDCDDDTLLVLAHPHGPTCHLQRASCFPSAPSAFLSELDALIAKRERERPADSYTTRLFESGVRRIAQKVGEEGVETALAAVAQDETALLGESADLLYHLTVLLRSRGLALADAVEVLRLRHEAK, from the coding sequence GTGGCGACTGACGATCCATCATCCGGTTTCGATCCTTCCCGCCTGGACTGGGCCAAGGGCGATGGCCTGCTGCCGGTCGTGGTGCAGGATGCATCGAACCTGCGCGTCCTGATGCTGGGTTACATGAACCGCGAAGCGCTGGACGCCACCCTGGCCAGCCGGCGCGTGACGTTCTTCAGCCGCAGCAAGCAGCGCCTGTGGACCAAGGGCGAAAGCTCGGGCCATGTGCTGGAACTGGTGTCGATCGATGTGGACTGCGACGACGACACGCTGCTGGTGCTCGCGCATCCGCACGGGCCGACCTGCCACCTGCAGCGGGCCAGTTGCTTCCCGTCGGCACCCTCGGCCTTCCTGTCGGAGCTCGACGCACTGATCGCGAAGCGCGAGCGTGAACGGCCGGCCGACAGCTACACCACGCGGCTGTTCGAGTCCGGCGTGCGGCGGATCGCGCAGAAGGTGGGCGAGGAGGGGGTGGAGACCGCGCTGGCCGCAGTGGCGCAGGATGAAACCGCGTTGTTGGGCGAGAGCGCCGACCTGCTGTACCACCTGACGGTGCTGCTGCGTTCGCGCGGGCTGGCGCTGGCCGATGCGGTCGAGGTTTTGCGCCTAAGGCACGAAGCCAAATAG
- a CDS encoding YerC/YecD family TrpR-related protein yields the protein MKRRVSPDDVADAPVRALCDALAALADADEVRAFLEDLCTPAELEAMSDRWRVVPLLLKGVPYREIHDLTQVSVTTIGRVARTLERGAGGYATAVQRQQAATATASH from the coding sequence ATGAAACGCCGCGTGTCCCCCGATGACGTTGCCGATGCCCCCGTGCGCGCCCTGTGCGACGCCCTGGCGGCGCTGGCCGATGCCGACGAGGTGCGGGCCTTCCTGGAGGATCTCTGCACGCCGGCCGAGCTGGAAGCCATGTCGGACCGCTGGCGGGTCGTGCCGCTGCTGCTCAAGGGCGTGCCCTACCGCGAGATCCACGACCTGACCCAGGTCAGCGTGACCACCATCGGCCGTGTCGCGCGCACGCTGGAGCGGGGGGCCGGCGGTTACGCCACCGCTGTCCAGCGCCAGCAGGCCGCGACCGCCACCGCTTCCCACTGA
- the hisB gene encoding bifunctional histidinol-phosphatase/imidazoleglycerol-phosphate dehydratase HisB, whose amino-acid sequence MTPILFIDRDGTLIEEPEDFQIDAYEKVRFVAGVVPALLKLRDAGYEFVIVSNQDGLGSEQYPRASFDGPQALMMQVFESQGIRFRDVLIDESWPHENKPTRKPGIGLMVPYLQDRSIDWARSGMVGDRPTDIQFAENLKIRGFQLKTAQFGGEWDWAGIAHELADAPRRAVVQRNTKETRIRVEVDLDRVAEPVAKTGLPFFDHMLEQIGKHGGFALDVRADGDLHIDEHHTVEDTGLALGQALKEALGDKRGIGRYGFTLPMDETLASAALDFSGRPYFVFSGEFKRERVGDLPTELVPHFFRSLCDASGLNLNLKVEGDNDHHKVEASFKALARALRQAVKREGAELPSTKGAL is encoded by the coding sequence ATGACGCCCATCCTCTTCATCGACCGCGACGGCACCCTGATCGAGGAGCCCGAGGATTTCCAGATCGATGCCTACGAGAAGGTGCGCTTCGTCGCCGGCGTCGTTCCCGCACTACTGAAGCTGCGCGACGCCGGCTACGAGTTCGTCATCGTCAGCAACCAGGACGGGCTGGGCAGCGAGCAGTACCCGCGTGCCAGCTTCGACGGCCCGCAGGCCCTGATGATGCAGGTGTTCGAGAGCCAGGGCATCCGCTTCCGCGACGTGCTGATCGACGAGAGCTGGCCGCACGAGAACAAGCCCACGCGCAAGCCGGGTATCGGCCTGATGGTGCCGTACCTGCAGGACCGGAGCATCGACTGGGCGCGCTCGGGCATGGTCGGCGACCGGCCGACCGACATCCAGTTCGCCGAGAATCTGAAGATCCGCGGCTTCCAGCTGAAGACCGCGCAGTTCGGCGGCGAGTGGGACTGGGCCGGCATCGCGCACGAGCTGGCGGATGCGCCGCGGCGTGCCGTCGTCCAGCGCAACACGAAGGAAACCAGGATCCGCGTCGAGGTGGATCTCGACCGTGTCGCCGAGCCGGTCGCGAAGACCGGCCTGCCGTTCTTCGACCACATGCTGGAACAGATCGGCAAGCACGGCGGCTTCGCGCTGGACGTCCGCGCCGACGGCGACCTGCACATCGACGAGCACCACACCGTCGAGGACACCGGTCTCGCGCTGGGGCAGGCGCTGAAGGAAGCGCTGGGCGACAAGCGCGGCATCGGGCGCTACGGCTTCACCCTGCCGATGGACGAGACGCTGGCCAGCGCTGCGCTGGATTTCAGTGGACGTCCGTACTTCGTCTTCAGCGGCGAGTTCAAGCGCGAACGCGTCGGCGACCTGCCGACGGAACTGGTGCCGCATTTCTTCCGCTCGCTCTGCGACGCCTCCGGCCTGAACCTCAACCTGAAGGTCGAAGGCGACAACGACCACCACAAGGTCGAGGCCAGCTTCAAGGCGCTGGCGCGTGCGCTGCGCCAGGCGGTCAAGCGCGAAGGCGCCGAACTGCCGTCGACCAAGGGGGCGCTGTGA
- the hisG gene encoding ATP phosphoribosyltransferase, which produces MSPSPTPATRERLRIAIQKSGRLAEPARTLLAACGLSWRESRDKLFCYGESLPVDLLLVRDDDIPGLIADGVCDFGIVGRNELDEQAGERTLNGLPAAYRELRPLGFGSCRLMLAVPDSWEWTGPQQLQGLRIATSYPSILRQWLQARGIDAAVVELSGSVEIAPKLGTADLICDLVSSGATLAANQLKPVETLLDSEAVLAGPAREFDDARAGLADMLLRRLDGVLKLKDSKLLMFRAERDTVPALSRLLTDSEGLVTLPGGEDGPLSLQAMCHGAVTWQRLEELQRAGAQGLMVLSVERSLA; this is translated from the coding sequence ATGAGTCCCTCCCCGACCCCTGCGACGCGCGAGCGTCTGCGCATCGCCATCCAGAAGAGCGGGCGGCTGGCCGAGCCGGCGCGCACGCTGCTGGCCGCCTGCGGCCTGAGCTGGCGCGAGAGCCGCGACAAGCTGTTCTGCTACGGCGAATCCCTGCCGGTCGACCTGCTGCTGGTACGCGACGACGACATTCCCGGCCTGATCGCCGACGGCGTCTGCGATTTCGGCATCGTCGGCCGCAACGAACTGGACGAGCAGGCCGGTGAGCGCACGCTCAACGGCCTGCCGGCCGCCTACCGCGAACTGCGCCCGCTCGGCTTCGGCAGCTGCCGGCTGATGCTGGCCGTACCCGACAGCTGGGAATGGACCGGGCCGCAGCAGCTGCAGGGCCTGCGCATCGCCACCAGCTATCCGTCCATCCTGCGGCAATGGCTGCAGGCGCGCGGGATTGACGCGGCCGTGGTCGAGCTGTCCGGCTCGGTGGAGATCGCGCCGAAGCTGGGCACCGCGGACCTGATCTGCGATCTGGTCTCCAGCGGTGCCACGCTGGCCGCTAACCAGTTGAAGCCGGTGGAGACGTTGCTGGACAGCGAAGCGGTGCTCGCCGGTCCGGCGCGTGAGTTCGACGATGCCCGCGCCGGCTTGGCCGACATGCTGCTGCGCCGGCTCGATGGCGTGCTGAAGCTCAAGGACAGCAAGCTGCTGATGTTCCGCGCCGAGCGCGACACCGTGCCCGCGCTGTCGCGGCTGCTGACCGACAGCGAAGGCCTGGTCACGCTGCCGGGCGGCGAGGACGGCCCGCTTTCGTTGCAGGCGATGTGCCACGGCGCGGTCACCTGGCAGCGGTTGGAGGAGCTGCAGCGCGCCGGCGCGCAGGGCCTGATGGTGCTGTCGGTCGAGAGGTCGCTGGCATGA
- a CDS encoding diguanylate cyclase: MQRQRDRRSTGHRATFWLVLCLAWLPLLATAAPAARISPDASYLPLAPQTTYLHDTAGGISVEEAARQFTAGRFAPLPDGDASFGFQTGAFWFHVAVTNQNPREQRWLLVQQYALSDRIDIYARYPDGRTIHHIGGDTFPFEQRSVRYRHPNFWLDLPTGERVDLLVRVQSQSSMQVPLFLYTPAAFAELSRDGQLGIGIYYGILLALFFYNLVLWLVLRDGSYFWYLFHISAFGLVLFTLNGLGFEYLWPHSTWLADKSVPLSVCLAQIGMQQFSRTFLDLNTRWRWGDRISKAIIAFFVLLGIAATQLPYHVATPIASAAVFPSIVWIAVVALVVVRSGYRPAKVFLLAWAMFLLGTGIFVALAFGLLPKTFLTEYGVQIGSALEMLLLSVALGYRYAALRNENERIVRDAKNLLEEQIVVRTGELRQAMSELQTAHHRLRESSRLDGLTDLYNRTHFREAFEHLLSQSRNSQRPISLLMIDLDHFKRINDNYGHLVGDDCLRCTSNTLAETLRPHGALLARFGGEEFIAALPGMGLGEASVVAEELRQALRAAPCRSGTLEIAVSASIGVHCVDLDARDSLESALQVADQALYAAKAEGRDCVRTL, translated from the coding sequence ATGCAGCGACAACGCGACAGGCGCTCCACCGGCCACCGGGCCACTTTCTGGCTGGTGCTCTGCCTGGCGTGGCTGCCCCTGCTGGCTACCGCGGCCCCTGCCGCACGCATCTCGCCCGACGCCAGCTATCTTCCGCTCGCCCCGCAAACCACGTACCTGCACGATACGGCCGGTGGCATCAGTGTCGAGGAAGCCGCGCGGCAGTTCACCGCCGGCCGCTTCGCTCCCCTGCCCGACGGCGATGCCTCCTTCGGTTTCCAGACCGGCGCGTTCTGGTTCCATGTCGCCGTCACCAACCAGAACCCGCGCGAGCAACGCTGGTTGCTGGTGCAGCAGTACGCGCTGAGCGACCGCATCGACATCTACGCCCGGTACCCCGATGGGCGCACGATCCACCACATCGGCGGCGACACCTTCCCGTTCGAGCAGCGCAGCGTGCGCTACCGCCACCCCAACTTCTGGCTCGACCTGCCGACCGGCGAACGGGTGGACCTGCTGGTCCGCGTGCAGAGCCAGAGCTCGATGCAGGTGCCGCTGTTCCTGTACACGCCGGCCGCCTTCGCCGAACTGTCGCGCGACGGCCAGCTCGGCATCGGCATCTACTACGGCATCCTGCTGGCGCTGTTCTTCTACAACCTGGTGCTGTGGCTGGTGCTGCGCGACGGCAGCTACTTCTGGTACCTGTTCCACATCAGTGCGTTCGGCCTGGTGCTGTTCACCCTCAACGGGCTGGGGTTCGAGTACCTGTGGCCGCATTCCACCTGGCTGGCGGACAAGTCGGTGCCGCTGTCGGTGTGCCTGGCCCAGATCGGCATGCAGCAGTTCTCGCGGACCTTCCTTGACCTCAACACCCGATGGCGCTGGGGCGACCGCATCAGCAAGGCGATCATCGCGTTCTTCGTGCTGCTCGGCATCGCCGCCACGCAACTGCCCTACCACGTGGCCACGCCGATCGCCTCGGCGGCCGTGTTCCCCAGCATCGTTTGGATCGCGGTGGTCGCACTGGTGGTGGTGCGCAGCGGTTATCGCCCGGCGAAGGTATTCCTGCTGGCGTGGGCGATGTTCCTGCTGGGCACCGGCATCTTCGTGGCGCTGGCGTTCGGCCTGCTGCCCAAGACCTTCCTGACCGAGTACGGCGTGCAGATCGGCTCGGCGCTGGAGATGCTGCTGCTGTCGGTGGCGCTGGGCTACCGGTACGCCGCGCTGCGCAACGAGAACGAGCGGATCGTGCGCGATGCGAAGAACCTGCTGGAGGAGCAGATCGTCGTCCGCACCGGCGAGCTGCGGCAGGCGATGTCGGAACTGCAGACGGCGCACCACCGGCTGCGCGAATCCAGCCGCCTCGACGGCCTGACCGACCTCTACAACCGCACGCATTTCCGCGAAGCGTTCGAGCACCTGCTGTCGCAGTCGCGCAACTCGCAGCGTCCGATCTCGCTGCTGATGATCGACTTGGACCATTTCAAGCGCATCAACGACAACTACGGCCACCTGGTCGGCGACGACTGCCTGCGCTGCACGTCGAACACGCTGGCCGAGACGCTGCGGCCGCACGGCGCGCTGCTGGCGCGGTTCGGCGGCGAGGAGTTCATCGCCGCCCTGCCCGGCATGGGCCTGGGCGAAGCCAGCGTGGTGGCCGAGGAACTGCGCCAAGCGCTGCGTGCCGCGCCCTGCCGCAGCGGCACGCTGGAAATCGCCGTGTCCGCCAGCATCGGTGTGCACTGCGTCGACCTGGACGCCCGCGACAGCCTGGAATCCGCCCTGCAGGTGGCCGACCAGGCGCTGTACGCCGCCAAGGCCGAAGGGCGGGATTGCGTGCGGACGCTGTAG
- the hisH gene encoding imidazole glycerol phosphate synthase subunit HisH has product MTKVVLVDAGGSNIGSVRYALQRLGVDAELTGDSATIRNADRVILPGVGAAAVCMTRLRELDLVDTLRTLDKPLLGVCVGVQLLFAHSQEDDTPCLGLLPGRVRKLSAAPGIRVPHMGWNTLRRTRDASLLDGIADGDHAYFVHSYAAPVDDDCLCSSEHGQRFAAVVQRGNVAGAQFHPERSGAVGARLLKNFIEYGLQ; this is encoded by the coding sequence GTGACGAAGGTCGTGCTGGTCGACGCCGGTGGCTCCAACATCGGCTCGGTGCGCTATGCCTTGCAGCGGCTGGGTGTGGACGCGGAACTGACCGGCGATTCCGCAACGATCCGCAATGCGGACCGGGTGATCCTGCCCGGCGTCGGTGCGGCGGCGGTGTGCATGACGCGGCTACGGGAACTGGATCTGGTCGATACCCTGCGCACGCTGGACAAGCCGCTGCTGGGCGTCTGCGTCGGCGTGCAGCTGCTGTTCGCGCATTCCCAGGAAGACGACACGCCCTGCCTTGGCCTGCTGCCGGGTCGCGTGCGCAAGCTGTCGGCCGCGCCCGGCATCCGCGTGCCGCACATGGGCTGGAACACCCTGCGCCGCACCCGCGATGCGTCGTTGCTGGACGGTATCGCCGACGGCGACCACGCCTACTTCGTGCACAGCTATGCGGCGCCGGTCGACGACGATTGCCTGTGCAGCAGCGAGCATGGCCAGCGCTTCGCCGCCGTGGTACAGCGGGGCAACGTGGCCGGTGCGCAATTCCATCCCGAGCGTTCGGGCGCCGTCGGCGCGCGGCTGCTGAAGAACTTCATCGAGTACGGACTGCAATGA